A genomic region of Leptolyngbya sp. NIES-2104 contains the following coding sequences:
- a CDS encoding response regulator transcription factor: protein MPHSTLASTLSILVIDDHPLVLDATVMMLKSKYPQADLIPAQTAADALIKIESLKPNVAIVDLSIPETIGQPSRVETGIQLLKQLMERYPTLNIVVQTADARPLIRVKAKIKEHQAGFTVADKSLSSQEMLSRVEWAIQGVFVTPKEIRSGLELKSDWLTLLKLGFVDGLTDHEIAARMNVAERTVRHYWTKLQDALEIYPEEGKNIRTQTGIRAREEGLLD from the coding sequence ATGCCCCATTCTACACTTGCCTCCACCCTCAGCATTCTCGTGATTGATGATCACCCATTGGTGCTCGATGCAACTGTGATGATGCTTAAATCGAAGTATCCTCAAGCGGATTTGATCCCCGCTCAAACAGCGGCGGATGCTTTGATTAAGATCGAGAGCTTGAAGCCGAATGTGGCGATCGTGGATCTGTCAATTCCTGAAACAATCGGTCAACCGAGCCGCGTTGAGACTGGAATTCAGTTATTGAAGCAACTAATGGAACGTTACCCGACTTTGAATATTGTGGTGCAGACGGCGGATGCTCGACCATTAATTCGAGTGAAAGCGAAGATTAAAGAACATCAAGCCGGGTTTACTGTTGCAGATAAGAGTTTATCCAGTCAGGAAATGTTAAGCCGCGTTGAGTGGGCGATTCAAGGCGTGTTTGTCACTCCGAAAGAGATTCGCAGCGGATTAGAACTAAAATCTGATTGGTTAACACTCTTGAAGTTAGGCTTTGTTGACGGACTGACTGACCATGAGATTGCAGCACGGATGAATGTTGCAGAACGAACGGTGCGGCACTACTGGACAAAGCTACAAGATGCACTAGAGATCTATCCAGAAGAAGGAAAGAATATTCGGACGCAAACCGGAATTCGAGCGCGGGAAGAAGGACTCTTAGATTAA
- a CDS encoding CHASE2 domain-containing protein, translated as MVKLRQRWRTVLSSEIRTWRTAGLIGLVVILLVVVARISGGLQPLEWMAFDSLMRLRPVETIDDRILVIGIDDQDIQQLSTYPVPDQVLADLITTIARSEPAAIGVDIFRDLPVGSGRNALIDVFKRNSNTFVINRVPTGEDIGIRHPDGVAIEQVGFSNVLPDADGHLRRNLIVLPNSQDPNSYYSALSFQLAQRYLATQGYKPKEDSDILEFVSGSKNVVIPNFDRATGFYTNDDRGGYQILLNFRNREQPVRVVSLQEFNAGKVQPQEIRGKVVLIGMTAKSVKDFVSVGAVPTKLPSTYLGVLVQAHGVSQMISTVLNDRPLLNTWAIGWEYFWIVVWGVLGLSFGRGLRSPWQILLSTGIMSAVLIVLCYVALLQGWWIPLIPAAIVLVLNGAGLATALFYRDRQEMETQEAIRQHTVGQVFNIIHNGPLQQLARLIREEKDQTQPDTTLIDELLTLNQSLRTLEAKIDFVAHQRTGEIVIGSEIIDPSYPLDELLTLVCDVTLRRQQDFPHFATIQHQVIDIYSFDDRTLSSEQKGSLCYFLEEALCNVGKHAIAATQLWVFCGKEQNYSVIRVTDNGETQRLTRRRKAGGIGGTEFAEKLEKQLGGRFRRSLNRPQGVICELIWK; from the coding sequence ATGGTAAAGCTCAGACAGCGCTGGAGAACGGTGCTTTCCAGTGAGATTCGGACTTGGCGCACGGCAGGATTGATCGGGCTGGTGGTGATTCTGCTCGTGGTCGTAGCTCGAATCAGTGGTGGGCTGCAACCGTTGGAATGGATGGCGTTTGATTCTTTGATGCGGTTGCGTCCGGTGGAAACGATCGACGATCGCATTCTAGTCATCGGTATCGACGATCAAGACATTCAGCAACTCAGCACATACCCGGTTCCCGATCAGGTTCTTGCAGATTTAATTACAACGATTGCGCGATCGGAACCTGCCGCGATCGGCGTTGATATCTTTCGTGATTTGCCCGTTGGATCAGGTCGAAACGCATTAATTGATGTGTTTAAGCGCAATTCCAATACATTTGTGATCAATCGCGTTCCAACTGGAGAAGATATTGGAATTCGTCACCCTGACGGAGTTGCGATCGAGCAAGTGGGCTTTTCTAATGTGCTGCCCGATGCGGATGGTCATCTTAGACGCAATCTGATTGTGCTACCCAATTCACAAGATCCGAACTCGTACTATTCTGCACTGTCTTTTCAACTCGCACAGCGTTACCTTGCGACACAAGGCTACAAACCGAAAGAAGACAGTGATATTTTAGAGTTCGTTTCTGGATCGAAAAATGTAGTCATTCCGAACTTCGATCGAGCCACCGGATTTTATACAAATGACGATCGAGGCGGCTATCAAATCTTGCTGAATTTTCGCAATCGAGAGCAGCCTGTTCGCGTTGTTTCATTGCAAGAGTTCAATGCGGGAAAAGTTCAACCACAAGAGATTCGCGGCAAAGTTGTGCTGATTGGCATGACTGCGAAAAGCGTCAAAGATTTTGTCAGTGTGGGAGCCGTTCCGACGAAACTCCCCTCGACTTACTTAGGGGTGCTGGTTCAGGCTCATGGCGTGAGTCAAATGATTAGCACCGTTCTCAACGATCGACCTTTACTAAACACTTGGGCGATCGGTTGGGAGTATTTCTGGATCGTTGTTTGGGGCGTTTTGGGACTGAGCTTTGGACGCGGTTTACGATCGCCCTGGCAAATTCTTCTTAGTACAGGGATCATGAGCGCAGTTCTGATCGTCCTGTGCTATGTGGCATTGCTTCAGGGCTGGTGGATTCCGTTAATTCCAGCCGCGATCGTACTGGTGTTAAATGGTGCAGGACTCGCAACCGCATTGTTTTATCGCGATCGCCAAGAGATGGAAACTCAAGAAGCAATTCGGCAGCATACAGTTGGACAAGTTTTCAACATCATTCACAATGGTCCACTCCAGCAGCTTGCAAGACTCATCCGAGAAGAGAAAGATCAAACACAGCCGGATACCACACTGATTGATGAGCTACTAACCTTAAACCAGTCGCTCCGAACCTTAGAAGCAAAGATTGATTTTGTCGCTCATCAGCGCACCGGAGAGATTGTTATCGGTTCAGAAATTATTGATCCCAGCTATCCACTCGATGAACTCTTAACTTTAGTCTGTGATGTCACATTGAGACGACAGCAAGACTTTCCGCACTTTGCAACGATTCAACATCAAGTGATTGATATCTATTCGTTTGACGATCGCACTTTGTCGTCAGAGCAAAAAGGCAGCTTATGTTATTTTTTAGAAGAAGCGCTTTGCAATGTCGGCAAACACGCGATCGCAGCGACTCAACTTTGGGTGTTTTGTGGAAAAGAGCAAAACTACTCTGTGATTCGGGTAACGGACAATGGTGAAACTCAGAGATTGACTCGTCGCAGAAAAGCAGGTGGCATTGGCGGCACTGAATTTGCAGAAAAACTCGAAAAGCAACTGGGTGGAAGATTTCGTCGATCGCTCAATCGCCCCCAAGGTGTGATTTGTGAATTGATTTGGAAATAG
- a CDS encoding DUF928 domain-containing protein, whose amino-acid sequence MRWQNYSMLLIRIMLVSGFLMAGAANAFKPKVEPLRTGTSTSGVRGICQDRTVQDIAAIAPTTYTAQLTKDHPTLVWYIPEAYGSSMTLKLYRADNPNADNVTWQPVDEFPIADYKPGIYPFSLPPNLLVEGQVYAWQVELNCNPLNVSMNPRFVAEFKVVPSPVVSGKTAAEKAEFYADQGLWYSAYAEATIADQHGQKLRSQLLTALRDVESNLIQKNAATDRRSTPDEIALQVQTRRTQLDRLIDMTRSSNP is encoded by the coding sequence ATGAGATGGCAGAACTATTCAATGTTGCTGATTCGGATCATGCTAGTGAGTGGCTTTCTCATGGCAGGAGCGGCTAATGCGTTTAAGCCGAAAGTCGAGCCGTTACGCACAGGCACTTCAACTAGTGGTGTGAGAGGCATTTGCCAAGATCGCACCGTTCAAGATATTGCTGCGATCGCACCGACAACTTACACCGCACAACTGACGAAAGATCATCCGACGCTGGTTTGGTACATTCCAGAAGCATACGGCTCTTCGATGACACTGAAGCTTTATCGTGCAGATAATCCGAATGCTGACAATGTGACGTGGCAACCCGTGGATGAATTTCCGATCGCAGATTACAAACCCGGAATTTATCCTTTTTCGCTACCTCCCAATCTATTAGTTGAAGGGCAAGTCTATGCTTGGCAGGTCGAATTGAACTGTAACCCGCTCAATGTTTCGATGAATCCACGATTTGTGGCTGAATTTAAAGTCGTTCCTTCTCCGGTCGTATCTGGCAAGACGGCGGCGGAAAAAGCAGAATTTTACGCAGATCAAGGACTTTGGTACAGTGCTTATGCCGAAGCGACGATCGCTGATCAACACGGTCAAAAACTACGATCGCAATTATTGACGGCTCTGCGAGATGTAGAATCTAATCTGATTCAAAAGAATGCAGCAACCGATAGACGAAGTACTCCGGATGAGATTGCGCTACAGG